CGCGCTGCCTGCCGTAACGACCAGCGCGCTGCCCGCCACGCAACCGACAAACTCGGCCTGCACCGGCGGGTGACCGCAGCCGACCAGCGTCAACTGCATGCTTTCCAGCGTTTTCGGCAATGTGCCGGTGACGGCTGCGGCGCGATCGACCTTCGGACGGTTAATGGACGCGTCGTGCTTCGCGGTCGATATCAGCAGCGCGCTCGATGCGACGCCTTCCGCATTCGGTCGCTCGGTCGGCGCGTCTTCATCGCGAAACCCGCCTGCGGCGAGAATCCGGTCGCGCTGTCCTTCGGACCGCACGCAATAGCCTCTCGTCAAAAGAAGTTTGCCGCTTGCCGAGTAGACCGCGAACGGAAGGGGCGTACCGACTTGAAGTTCCTGTGCGCTTAGTTTGACCAATACCATGTTCGTATCTCGATGGGGCAGATGCCATCCCTCTATGCGGGGCTGGTCCATGTCTCCCCGCATACGTTACCGGGCAGTCGGCGCCACTTAAGTACGTTAACGCGCATTCATCAGACGATACGGGTTCTGCATTGGCGCTAACCCATCCAGCCAGCCCGAAGGCAAACGTTCAACTTTCCGACAAACGAGCCGATATTGACCATGTCGGCAAAACGAAAGTTGAACGCAAGGGCGGGACAAATGAAGAGAATGAGTTTCAAGGCAACGCTGTGGAGCACCGTGGGGTTCGTGTGGCTGAGTTTGATCGTGCTCTCGCTCTTGAGCGCGGCCATGACGCGCACGTTGATGATGCACGACCGCCAGCAGGCGCTGGCCGAGCAGGTCCAGTCCGCCGTGAGCGTGGTGAATTCCTACGTGCAGCAGGCGCAAAGCGGCGCGATGCCCGCCGAAGAAGCCAAGCGCGCGGCCATTGCGCATCTGCGGCCGGTGCGCTATGGGCAGAGCGGCTATCTGCTCGTCGTCGACTCGACGATGCTGCAATTGCTCAATCCGATGCGCCCCGAAACCGAAAACAAGATCAACGATCTGGTCGACAAGACCGGCAAGCACTTCACGGCGGCGATCGTGAAGCACGGACTCGACGGTACGCACCTGACCGATTACCTCTATCCGAAGCCGGGCCAAACGGAGGCGCTGCCGAAGATCGCTTACGGCGAGTATGTTCGCGCGTGGGACTGGCACGTCTATACGGGCGCTTACGTCGACGACATCAATCGTGAATTCGGCCGGCGCCTTCTTGCGATGCTCGCGATCGTCGGCGTAGTCGGCCTTGCATTGACCGTGGCGATGGGCTGGATCATCCGCAATGTGCTGCGCAGGCTCGGCGGCGATCCGAGGGACGTCGCAGACGCGTGCAAACGCATCGCGGCGGGAGATCTCACGGAGACCGTGCGTGTCGCGGCAGGCGACGATGCGAGTCTGATGGCATCGGTGCGGGCCATGCAGGACCGGCTGCTGCAAACCATGGGGGCCGTGACTTCGTCTGCCAACGCCATCGCGGGCGCTACCAAGGAAATCGCCGCCGGCAATACGGATCTCTCGTCGCGCACTGAGGAACAGGCCGCATCGCTAGAGGAGACGGCGGCGAGCATGGAAGAACTGACCTCGACGGTGAAGCAGAACGCCGACAACGCGCGTCAAGCCAGCGATCTCGCCGAGAACGCGACCGCCGTCGCCAACGAAGGCACGGCGATCGTCGGGCAGGTCGTGGAGACGATGGCCGGCATCGAAGAAAGCTCGGGAAAGATCGCGGAGATCATCGGCATGATCGAGGGCATTGCGTTCCAGACGAATATTCTGGCGCTCAATGCCGCAGTGGAAGCCGCGCGCGCCGGCGAACAAGGCCGCGGCTTCGCGGTCGTGGCAGGCGAAGTGCGCAGCCTCGCGCAGCGTTCGTCCAGCGCGGCGAGGGAAATCAAGGCGCTCATCGAGACGTCGGGCAGCCGCGTCGGCGCAGGCACCGAGCTCGTCGCGAAAGCAGGCGAAACCATGCGCAGCGTGCAGTCCGCGATTCAGCGCGTGACCGACATCATGGGCGAGATCGCGTCCGCATCGCACGAGCAAAGCCGCGGCATCGAGCAGGTCAATCAGGCCATCTCGCAGATGGACGAAGTCACGCAGCAGAACGCCGCGCTCGTCGAAGAAGCGGCCGCAGCGGCCGGCTCGCTGCAAGACCAGGCCGAAGCGCTTCGCAAAGCCGTCAGCGTCTTTCGCACGAGCCCGAGCGCAGCCATGGTGGCCACGCATGCGGTGACGTCTGTGTCGAGAGAAAGCCGCCCCAGCCCGGCGACGGCTCCGACAGTGCAGCGCCCTGCCGCTGCTCCGGCATTGGAGCGGATAAAGCCGACGCCGATGGCGAAGCGCGTCGAACCTGCGGTGCACAAGCCCGTGGCGACCGCGACGAATGGCGGCGACTGGGAGACGTTCTAATCCCTTAGTTAGTAGCCCTACTTAGTTTGACCTACAGGCGCTCGTGATCCGGACCCGATACGGCGCATGCCCGCATTGTCGAGCGGCGCCGGCGGGTTGGCTTGCCGTTTGCTACGAGTCTAACGTGTCCAATTCAACGAATCGGAGGATACGATGACGACGCATGCCGGACGATCGCAGGAAGACCGCATTCAGGCGGAGAAAGGCGAGAAACTGCCCGCGCAGGAGCAGGCAGGAGGCAAGATGGCCGTTGAAGGCACCGAAGCGGGCAAGGACTCGAGCAGCGGCAAGCTCTCGGAGGCGGGAAAGGACGTCTGGCGTCAGGGCAGCACCATCGACCAGGAAGGCCCTTTGCCACCGGACGAGAAGCCCGGCGTTTGAGACGCCGACGCCAAGCGAGTTCAGCGCAAGATCGACAAGGGAGAACCGATGTACATCGTCTGCCACATGATGTCTTCAGTGGATGGCCGAAGCCTCACGGACGGCTGGCATCTCGACTTTGCCAGCCCTTGTTATGAGGAGACGGCCGCCAGCTTCGACGCGGATGCCTGGGTATGCGGCCGCGTCACCATGCAGGAAATCTCGCACGCGAAGGACCGAGAGTATCCACGCGGTCTCGCCAAGAGCCCGCTGCCGCGCACGGATCATTTCGCGAAGCGCGACGCGAGCCAGTACGCCGTGTCGATCGACCCCAAGGGCCGGGTCGGCTGGAAGACCGACACCGCGCTGGACTCGCATATCGTCGAAGTCCTGGCGGAGAGCGTGGAGGACGATTATCTCGCGCACCTTCAGTCGATCGGCGCGTCATATGTTTTCGGCGGCAAGGACGGCATCGATCTTCACCGCGTCGTGGAAACGCTTGGCCGCGAACTGAAGATCGACAAGCTCATCGTCGAGGGAGGCGGTCACGTGTCCGGGGCATTCGTCAACGCGCAACTGGCGGATGAAGTCAGCGTGTTGCTGATGCCGCTCGTCGATGGGCGTGACGCACATCCTTCGTCATTCGAAGTGGCCATGGATAAGTGGCAGAAGCCCTCTTATTTGAAGCTGGAGTCAGTTGAGAAGCTGGATAACGATGTCGTTTGGGTACGATATACGCGCAAGAAGTGAGAGTCGGGTTCGCTCGACGAATGGCTTCTAGGCGGCACGCTCTGACGCGCGCCGCTTTACTTCTTCCAGCGGCGCTTGCGCAAGCCAGTGGCAATAGCCGGCGATGCTGCGGATATCGATCTCCTCCAGTGCCATATGCGCGTACTCGCCTTTGCGATAGCGATGCTTCGACCAATACGTGTCCGTATGCCACGCATGGATGTGCAAGACGTCGCTACCTAGCTTGCGATCCGCGAAGGAGAAGTGGTCCAGCAATCCGAGCGTGCAGGCCTGCGGGTAAGTCAATCTCAGGGCGAGCTCGCCTGCATACATTGTGAGGACCTGCTTGCACCAGCCGGGCCACGCACCTTCGAAATCGCGGAATTCTTCATCGAGCAGCCGGTTGCAGGCTTCGGTTTGCGCGGCGAGATAGTTTCGCAGCCATTCCGATGGCCCGAGCAACGAAGCGCCGACGTTGTGAAGCCCAGTGTGCGGATAACCCCAGCGCGCCGATATTTCGGAAAGCCGTGCGCGCACCGAAGCATCGTAGGCGTATGCGCCGAATCCTGCACAAAGGCCAGAGGGACGGAAGTCTCTCAGCGCCGGAGTAACGAACGTATCGCAATCCGTCTTCAGAATGTAGTCGAAGCGGGCGCACGCCTCGCTTACCGCAGGCTCCGCGAGATTCGCGACGGAGTTGATATAGCCGTAACCGTGCCACGGCGGATTGCCTTCGGCATAAGGCACGCTCGGTATGGTCTCGATGCGAGCATCCTCGGGCAACCGGGTCGCAATTGCCGGGTGACACACCGCAACGATCCCGCCACTTTCGAGTACGCCCGAATAGATCAGGCTCTTATAAAGCCAGCCGAATTCCTCGAGCATCTGCTCGCTGTTGTCGATATAGACCAGTATTCCAAGTTGCATGACGTCCTCTTTCTCCGCTTGCTGCGCTGCGGCCGAAGCGAGAGAGTCAACGAAGCGAAACGGCGACAGCAGCACTCAATGCTATAGAAAAACGTTGAAGTGCTGCCGCCCTAGCGCATAAATGCACAACTCTGCCGGCTTTTATAGCGCGAGAACGTTCACGGCAACGTCGACATGATGCGATCCGCCGCCGAGGATCATGCCGCGCAACAAGGACACGTCGCTGTAATCGCGGCCGGTTGCAAGCGTCACGTGGTCCAGATCGGCGAGCACGTCGTTGGTCGGATCGAGGTCGATCCACCCGCTTTTCGGGCAATGCACCGACACCCACGCATGCGAGGCATCGGCGCCGATCAGTCGCGGTTGACCCGGCGGCGGGTCGTTGCGCAGATAGCCGCTCACGTAACGCGCCGGCAAGCCCAACGTGCGAAGGCAGCCGATCATTACTTGCGCGAAATCCTGACATACGCCCTGGCGCAGTTCGAAGGCGCGCGTGGCGGGCGTATCGAATGCGGTCGATGAGGGCTTATACGTAAAGTCGGCATGGATGCGGTGCATGAGGTCGATTGCGCCCGCGATCAGCGGCGTGCCTTGCGCGAAACTCGGCAACGCGTAATCACGCAACGCCTGAGTCAGCTGAATGTTGGGCGACCCATAACAGTATTCCGACTCACGGACAAACGGGGAACCGGCCGTATAGCGCAGCCGTCGTGCGACCTCTTCCCACGGCGGCGTCGCTCGCGGGTCGAGCTTCGTCCAGCGTGGACTCAGACGCACCGTGGTTTCGCTTGTCATCGAAAGACGCTCGTGCGGTGCGTCCAGCGAGAAATAGAGCAGGTCGTTGCCGAATGCGTCGACACGGCTATGCACATACGAAGGAGCCGGATCTATCCGCTCCGAATGCGCGATGACCTGCTGCCACGGCGTATGCAGCGGACGGATAGTCGCTAGGTGCTGGGCGATCTCGACGGGCGTCGAATAGCGATATGTCGTGCGATGCGTGACTGCGAGCGTCGTCGATCTTGGCGCCTTGTCGATCGTCGCATTCATTAGGACACCTGCGCAGCGATAGGATTCGCATGACTGAAGTAGTGCGCGCTGACTTCGTTCGATGCCGCGCTCACCGATGCAAGCAGCCGATCGCAAAGCAGCACGAGCGCGCCGAACCGTCCGTTTTCATCGGCTTTGCACAAGGCATCGAGGGGCGGCAAGGTATCGAGGCCGAGCGAAATACCGATGAAATGCGCGCGCCGTGCTGCGCCCGCGGTCTTCATCATCTCATCGAGCTTCGCGCGCAAGCGGATCAGCACGCCATAGAGTCCGCGCGGATTCGTCGGGTCCACGACGACCAGGTCGATCAACGCGGCCGCCTCTAGCCGGCCAGGATAAAGCGAGCGATAGGTAAGCGTGGTATCGAAAAGATGCAGCAGCAAGTCGAAGCCGGCCGGATGCGTCAACGTGCCTTGCGTCGCGAACACGCGCAGGAACGTCGCCATCGTCGACACGCGCTCGATCATCCTGCCAATGAAGATCATGCGCCACGCTTCATCGCGTGTCATCCGATCGCCTTGCGCGCCGCTGATCGCGAGCAGTTGAGTCGCAAGCTGTTCGAGCGCGCCGCTTAACATCACGCGGTCGTAATCCCTCGGCACGTCGGGCGTGATGAGGCCGAGGCGCGCGAGCGCATCGCGAAAGTCGTTACGCGCCGCGAGAATCGTGCGCCAGTGATCGGTGGAGAGCCGATCGCGAATCTCGCCGCATGCATGCGCCTGATTCGCGAGATTGCCGCCGATGCTCGTGGCCGATGCCGTCTCCGCCAGTCCCGCGACGAGCACGCGCTCGAATGCGTGTGGCGAGCTTCGCGCAAGCGTATCGATGGACGGGATGAGTCCGCATTGCGCGGCGAGTTCGACGAGCGTGGGAAACATCTCGTCGGCATCACTGGCTTCGAGCGTGCCGAGCAACAGGCGGCACAGACGCACGTTGTTTTCGGCGCGCTCGCCATAGCGTCCGGCCCAGAACAGATTCTCCGCCGCGCGGCTCGATACCACGCGATGCTTGCGCAAATCACCGGGCTGCATCGGCGATGGACGCAGCGACACCGCGGGACCAGGATGGGTAGCCAGCACCCATGTATCCACGCTGCTGCCGCCGAACTGCATCGACACCGTAGGGCGCTTGTCCGCTGCGAGGCGCGTGAAGCCGCCGGGCATCACGCTCCAGCTTCCGTCGGCCCGCGCGATGGCATAGGCACGCAAGACACACGAGCGAGAGCCGAGTGCGCCATCGTGAAAGCGCGGCGCACTCGAAAACGGCAGGTCTTCCTGTACGGTGAACATGTCGGGCGCGCGCTCGATGCGCTCCCGCCAGCCCGCAAGCGCCTGCGATCCCGCTTCGATGCCGGGCGCGCCATCCTCATGCATGCCGGGCCAAGTGGGAACCACGAGAGCGCGATCGAGCTTCTCGAAGGCTTCGCGTCGCGCGGCATCTTCGCCGCACCACCACGTCGGCACGGTAGGCAGATGCAATTCCTCGTCCAGCAGCGCACGCGCAATGCCCGGCAAAAACGCATGAAGTGCGGGCGATTCCGTGAAGCCCGCGCCGGGCACATTGGAGACCGCCACGTTGCCCGCGCGCATGACCTGCAACAGTCCGGGAACGCCGATGGTCGAATCCGCGCGCAACTCGACCGGATCGCAGAACGCATCGTCCAGACGCCGCAGCACGGCATGCACGCGCGAGAGGCCCGCCAGCGTTTTCAGGTACAGCTTGTCGTGGCGTACGGTCAGGTCCTTTCCTTCCACGAGCGTCACGCCCAGATAACGCGCGAGAAAGATGTGCTCGAAGTACGTTTCGCTAAAGGGCCCAGGACTCAACAGCGCGATGTGAGGCGCGTCGCTGCCGGCGCTTTCATCATTGCGCATGATCCCTCGGGCCGCCTGAGCAAGCGTCGCGACGAGTTGCGAATACGTCGATGCAAGCCCATTGATGCGCAGGGTGCGGAACGCATCGCTGAAAAGACTCGCCACGATCATGCGGTTTTCGAGCGTGTAACCCAGGCCCGACGGCGCCTCCGTGCGATGAGCAATGACGGTCCATTCGCCCGACGGCGCACGCGCGAGATCGATTGCAACGATCTGCAGATAGCCACCGTTCGCCGGCACGAAGCCCTTCACGGGGCGCAGATAACCCGGATGCCCGAACACGAGCGCAGCAGGCAACAGCCCTCGTTGCAGAAGCGTTTGAGCACCGTAGGCATCGGCGACGATCGACTCCATCAAGCGGGCGCGCTGCGCCACGCCGCGCTCGATGACCGCCCATTCGCGCTCGTCGATCAATAGCGGCAAGAGATCGAGCGACCACGCGCGCGGCTCGCCGTTATCGGCATAGACGTTGTAGGTGATGTCGTTATCGCGTATCTGTCGCGCGACGGCCGCCACGCCGTCGTCAAGACGCGCGATGCCCTGCTCGCCGAGCAATTCGAAGAACCGCCGCCACGGCTCTCGCAAGTGCCCCGAAGCGTCGCGCAACTCGTCCCAATGCCCTTCGCGCACAGGCAACGCGCGCAGGAGCGCCAAAGCGTCGGTATGCGCGGCCGTTGTATCGAAAGGCAATGTCGATTGGAACGCCAAGATGGCCTCACTTGTCATGCTTGCGCGCGTCAACGGCTTTCATGAGCGGCGCAGGTCGAGCGTGAACGGGAATTCGAGGCTAGGCTCGCGTGTTGCCACATGCATCGCGCCCGGCGTATGGCCGCTCGCGAAGAAACGCGCGCGCCGGCGACTCTCCGCTTCGTACGCGTTCACCGGGAACGTCTGATAGTTGCGGCCGCCCGGATGCGCGACGTGATACTGGCAGCCGCCGATCGCGCGACCGGTCCATGTATCCACGATATCGAAAGTCAGCGGCGCATGCACTCCGATAGTCGGATGCAGCGAGGTCGCATGCGACCACGCGCGAAACCGCACGCCCGCGACATACTCGCTGACGCGCCCTGTGGGTTGCAGCGGCACGGGTTCGCCGTTGACGGTTACGACATGTCGACTGCCGTTGAGCCCAAGCACGCGTACTTCGAGCCTTTCGACCGACGAATCGACATAGCGCACCGTGCCGCCGATCATGCCCTCCTCGCCCATGACGTGCCACGGTTCGAGCGCGTGGCGAATCGTCATCGCGATGCCGCTTGTTTCGTACGCACCGACGACCGGGAAACGGAATTCAAAATGCGGCGCAAACCAATTCCTGTCGAAGGCAAAGCCCGCGTCGCGCAGTTCGGCGATCACATCGTCGAAGTCCATCTGCACGAAAGTGCCGAGCATGAAGCGATCATGCAACTCCGTGCCCCAGCGCGTGAGCCGCGCCGTATAAGGCTTCTCCCAGAAGCGGGCGACGACCGCGCGCAGCAGCAGTTGCTGCACGAGACTCATGCGCGCGTGCGGCGGCATTTCGAATCCACGCAGTTCGAGCAGACCCAGGCGGCCGGTCGGACCGTCGGGTGAATACAATTTGTCGATGCAGAATTCCGCCCGATGCGTATTGCCGGTCACGTCGATCAGGATGTTGCGCAAAATGCGGTCGATAAGCCACGGCGGCACTTTGGCGCTGCCGCGTCCGCCGAGCAGATCGACTTGCCGCTGCAATTCGGCAAACGCGATCTCGAGCTCGTACACCTGATCGTTGCGTGCTTCGTCGATGCGCGGCGCCTGACTCGTCGGTCCGATGAATAGCCCTGAAAACAGCATCGATAGCGACGGATGGTTGTGCCAGTACGCGATCAGGCTTGCCAGCAGATCCGGGCGCCGCAAAAACGGGCTATCGGGCGGCGTCGCGCCGCCGAGCACGAAGTGGTTGCCGCCGCCTGTGCCGGTATGCCGGCCATCGAGCATGAACTTCTCCGGACTCAGATACGACTCGTGCGCGGCGCCATAGAGGTATTCGGTGTGCTCGACCAGTTCCGCCCAGTTCGACGCCGGATGAATGTTCACTTCGATCACGCCAGGGTCGGGCGTCACCTGAAGCACTTTCAGGCGCGCGTCGCGCGGCGGCGGATAGCCTTCGATGATGACGGGAATACCGAGATCGGCGGCGGTCGCTTCCACGGCCGCGAGCATGTCGAGATAGTCGTCGAGCGCAACGAGCGGCGGCATGAACACGTGCATCAGCTTGTTGCCTTGCCCTGACTTTTCGAGCGTTGCAGCTTCCACCTTCGGACCGGCAGCGCGCGCCGGGTCGCGGGCTTCGACGCAGACCGCGGTACGCGCGATCCAGCCGGCAGACTCGCCGCGCTCGGGCATGCGACTCTTCGCGTCGGCAGTGGCTGCGGCGGTGGCTCGCGTTGCTTCGGCGGTGGCGTCCCCGGTGGCGTCCCCGGTGGCGTCCCCCGTGGCGTCGCCCGGCATTTTGCGTGCGGCATGCTGCATGCCGAATGCAGCATCACGGTCGGCGTACTGCATGCGCAGTTCGGCGGAGCGACGCAGCGGCACCGAAGGCGCGAACGGATCGTGTTCGTGCTGCCACGGATAGTCCGCTTCGGCAACCCACGGCAGCGAATTCAGCGGCAAACGGTAGCCCATCGGCGAATCGCCCGGAACGAGGTACATCCGCTCATCGCGGAAGAACCACGGGCCGGTCGTCCAGCGGCCCGGCCGGCCCGCCGTGCTTTCCTCGCGCGCGATCGGCAACGCGTAGCCGGTGACCGAGGGCAGCCCCGCATCGAATACCCGGCGCAAGCGCACGCGCTCGAGTTCGTCGTCCAGGCGGGAGTCGAACGGGTCGACATTCACAGGCAGACGGCGTTCGCGCCACAGGTAGTACCACGTGTCCTCGTAGCCCGGCTGGATGTATTCGGTATTCAAAGACAGCTTGCCCGCGAGGTGACGAATGAAGCGGGCGGCGTCGTCCGCGGTGTAGTTCGCGGGCTGCCGTTCGTCGGCGAAGAGCGCGGGATCGTGCCAGCAAGGCTCGCCGTCCGCGCGCCAGAAGAGCGACAGCGCCCAGCGCGGCAACTGCTCGCCCGGATACCACTTGCCCTGCCCGATATGCAGGAAACCGCCCGCGCCGTAGTGCGCGCGCAGCTTGTCCATCAGCGATACCGCGTAAGCGCGCTTGGTCGGACCAAGCGCGTCCGTGTTCCACTCCGGTGCATCGCGATCGCGCACGCAGACGTAGGTCGGCTCGCCGCCCATCGTCAGACGCACGTCCGACGCGTCGAGTTGCGCATCGACCTGTTCGCCCATGCGCAGCACGGCCTGCCAATCGTCCTCGCTATAAGGCTTCGTCACGCGCGGCGTTTCACGCACGCGCTCGATCGACATCGAATGCCCGAACTCGACTTCGCATTCGTCCACGGCACCGGAGACAGGCGCCGCGCTATCCGGCTCGGGCGTACACGCGACCGGTATGTGGCCTTCGCCCGCGAGCAAGCCGGACGTCGGGTCGAAACCGATCCAGCCTGCGCCCGGCAAGAAGACCTCGCACCACGCATGAAGATCGGTGAAATCGACGTCGGTGCCACTCGGGCCTTCGAGCGATTTCACATCTGGCGCAAGCTGCAGCAGGTAGCCCGACACGAAACGCGCTGCGAGTCCCAGATGCCGCAACGTCTCGACAAGCAGCCAGCCCGAATCGCGGCAAGAGCCTGCCGCGCTCACCAGCGTTTCTTCCGGCGTTTGCACGCCCGGCTCCATACGAATGAGATAGCGGATCTCACGCGAGAGGCGCTGATTCAGTCCGACGAGAAAATCGACTGTGGGTTGCGCCGAACGGTCGATGCTTTCGACGAACGCGGCGAATCGCGGCGTCAGTTCGCGCTTGATCATGTAAGGCGCGAGGTCGTGCAGCAACTCGGACGCGTAGCTGAAGGGAAAGGATTCCGCAGACGGTTCGAGAAAAAAGTCGAACGGGTTGTAGACGGCCATCTCGGCCACCAGATCCACCGTTACCTTGAATTCGCGCGTTTTCTCGGGAAAAACGAGGCGCGCCTGGTAATTGGCGAATGCGTCCTGCTGCCAGTTGATGAAGTGATCCACCGGTTCGACGCGCATCGAGTACGACAGAATCGGCGTGCGGCAATGCGGAGCGGGCCGCAAGCGAACGACTTGCGGCGAGAGACCGACCAGCCGGTCATAGCGATAATGCGTAACATGGTTCAACGCGACACGTATGGACACACCGACTCCTTTTTTCGTTTGCAGCTAACGACTGGACCCTGAACCTTCGCAAGAGGCACGTTGTTTGCGCCATGGCGCTGACTTCCGGGCAACATCCGGTTCGATCCCTCCTTCCGGCTCACATAATGAAGACCTTTCACTGCAACCGCTGCAATCAACTTGTGTTCTTCGAAAATACGCATTGCGAAAACTGCGGCGCGAAGCTCGGCTATGTTCCCGAACTGAGTCAGATCAGTGCATTCGACGAGACGGAGGACAGCGCGTGGAAGAGCCTTCATCCGCTCGCCAAAGATCAGCTCTATCGCCCTTGCCACAATTACGCGGTCGAGAATGTGTGCAACTGGATGGTTCCTGCGGATTCCGAGGAGCCGCTCTGTTCGTCGTGCCAGTTGACGAGCACCATCCCCAATCTGGAAACGCCCGGCAACCGCCTCTACTGGTATCGGCTGGAGACAGCCAAACGCCGGCTGCTCTTTACGCTCGCCGAACTGGGTCTTACCGTGCAGTCGCGTGAGCAAGACCCTGAACATGGCCTCGAATTCCAGTTCCTCGAAGGAGACGAGGAAGGTCGCGGCGTCATGACAGGACACAACAACGGGATCATCACGCTCAACATCGCGGAAGCCGATGACGCGCATCGCGAGAAGGTGCGCTCCGCAATGCATGAGCCGTACCGCACGTTGCTCGGCCATTTCCGCCACGAAACAGGGCACTATTTCTTCGATCGCCTGATTGCGGACACGCCGCGCGTCGCGCCGTTCCGCACCGCGTTCGGCGATGAACAGCAGGACTATGGGGCCGCGCTCGATCGCCATTACAAGGAAGGTCCGCCGCCGAACTGGGCAGAGAATTACATTAGCGCGTATGCCACCATGCATCCGTGGGAAGACTGGGCCGAGACATGGGCGCATTACCTGCATATCGTCGATACGATGGACACGGCCGTATCGTGCGGTCTGGTTCTCGTGCCCGAAAGCCCGCACGAACCGACGCTGACGGACACCACGCCGATCGAGGAAAGCACGTTCGATGACCTGATGAAACGCTGGTTTCCGCTCACGTATGCGCTCAATAGCCTGAACCGCAGTCTCGGCATGCCGGATGGCTATCCGTTCACGCTCGCCCCGCCCGTCATCGACAAGCTGCGCTTCGTTCATCGTGTCGTCGCCGCGGCGGCCAAGCGTTGAACGCACGGTTCAGCTCGACGAACGTTGTGACTGCACCGGCGATTCCGCTTGCGACTGAGCTTGCGATCCGCCGTTCGTCTGTGTCTGACTTTGACTTTGGCTCTGACTTTCCGGAGGCACCTCGGCCGCGATAGGCAATAGAAACTCGCGGCTGATGCTGCTCGCGAGCTCATTCACGCGTGCGAGAAAACTCACGAGGTACGCGTGCAAGCCCCCTTGCAGGATCTCGCCGATATCGCCGTTTCTCAGTTCCGCACTGAGTTGCGCCGCAAGCCGCACGGCTTCGGCATCGCGTCCTTTCGTCACGTGAATAATGAGTTGCTCCACTTCCGCGAGACTCGCCGCAAGCGAACGCGGCCAGTCGCGATAGAGAATGAGCAGATCGGCAACGCGTTCCGGTGTAATGACATCGCGATAGACCTTGCGATACACCTCGAAGCCCGAAACGGAGCCGAGCACCGCGGTCCAATGGTGATAGTCGAACGGCTGCGCGGACGTGTCGGCGCGCTGCTCCATCATCTCGAACTTCACGTCGAGAATGCGCGCCGTGTTATCGGCACGCTCGACGAAGGTGCCGAGACG
Above is a window of Caballeronia sp. SL2Y3 DNA encoding:
- a CDS encoding dihydrofolate reductase family protein, with the protein product MYIVCHMMSSVDGRSLTDGWHLDFASPCYEETAASFDADAWVCGRVTMQEISHAKDREYPRGLAKSPLPRTDHFAKRDASQYAVSIDPKGRVGWKTDTALDSHIVEVLAESVEDDYLAHLQSIGASYVFGGKDGIDLHRVVETLGRELKIDKLIVEGGGHVSGAFVNAQLADEVSVLLMPLVDGRDAHPSSFEVAMDKWQKPSYLKLESVEKLDNDVVWVRYTRKK
- a CDS encoding circularly permuted type 2 ATP-grasp protein, producing MAFQSTLPFDTTAAHTDALALLRALPVREGHWDELRDASGHLREPWRRFFELLGEQGIARLDDGVAAVARQIRDNDITYNVYADNGEPRAWSLDLLPLLIDEREWAVIERGVAQRARLMESIVADAYGAQTLLQRGLLPAALVFGHPGYLRPVKGFVPANGGYLQIVAIDLARAPSGEWTVIAHRTEAPSGLGYTLENRMIVASLFSDAFRTLRINGLASTYSQLVATLAQAARGIMRNDESAGSDAPHIALLSPGPFSETYFEHIFLARYLGVTLVEGKDLTVRHDKLYLKTLAGLSRVHAVLRRLDDAFCDPVELRADSTIGVPGLLQVMRAGNVAVSNVPGAGFTESPALHAFLPGIARALLDEELHLPTVPTWWCGEDAARREAFEKLDRALVVPTWPGMHEDGAPGIEAGSQALAGWRERIERAPDMFTVQEDLPFSSAPRFHDGALGSRSCVLRAYAIARADGSWSVMPGGFTRLAADKRPTVSMQFGGSSVDTWVLATHPGPAVSLRPSPMQPGDLRKHRVVSSRAAENLFWAGRYGERAENNVRLCRLLLGTLEASDADEMFPTLVELAAQCGLIPSIDTLARSSPHAFERVLVAGLAETASATSIGGNLANQAHACGEIRDRLSTDHWRTILAARNDFRDALARLGLITPDVPRDYDRVMLSGALEQLATQLLAISGAQGDRMTRDEAWRMIFIGRMIERVSTMATFLRVFATQGTLTHPAGFDLLLHLFDTTLTYRSLYPGRLEAAALIDLVVVDPTNPRGLYGVLIRLRAKLDEMMKTAGAARRAHFIGISLGLDTLPPLDALCKADENGRFGALVLLCDRLLASVSAASNEVSAHYFSHANPIAAQVS
- a CDS encoding transglutaminase family protein; its protein translation is MNATIDKAPRSTTLAVTHRTTYRYSTPVEIAQHLATIRPLHTPWQQVIAHSERIDPAPSYVHSRVDAFGNDLLYFSLDAPHERLSMTSETTVRLSPRWTKLDPRATPPWEEVARRLRYTAGSPFVRESEYCYGSPNIQLTQALRDYALPSFAQGTPLIAGAIDLMHRIHADFTYKPSSTAFDTPATRAFELRQGVCQDFAQVMIGCLRTLGLPARYVSGYLRNDPPPGQPRLIGADASHAWVSVHCPKSGWIDLDPTNDVLADLDHVTLATGRDYSDVSLLRGMILGGGSHHVDVAVNVLAL
- a CDS encoding methyl-accepting chemotaxis protein yields the protein MKRMSFKATLWSTVGFVWLSLIVLSLLSAAMTRTLMMHDRQQALAEQVQSAVSVVNSYVQQAQSGAMPAEEAKRAAIAHLRPVRYGQSGYLLVVDSTMLQLLNPMRPETENKINDLVDKTGKHFTAAIVKHGLDGTHLTDYLYPKPGQTEALPKIAYGEYVRAWDWHVYTGAYVDDINREFGRRLLAMLAIVGVVGLALTVAMGWIIRNVLRRLGGDPRDVADACKRIAAGDLTETVRVAAGDDASLMASVRAMQDRLLQTMGAVTSSANAIAGATKEIAAGNTDLSSRTEEQAASLEETAASMEELTSTVKQNADNARQASDLAENATAVANEGTAIVGQVVETMAGIEESSGKIAEIIGMIEGIAFQTNILALNAAVEAARAGEQGRGFAVVAGEVRSLAQRSSSAAREIKALIETSGSRVGAGTELVAKAGETMRSVQSAIQRVTDIMGEIASASHEQSRGIEQVNQAISQMDEVTQQNAALVEEAAAAAGSLQDQAEALRKAVSVFRTSPSAAMVATHAVTSVSRESRPSPATAPTVQRPAAAPALERIKPTPMAKRVEPAVHKPVATATNGGDWETF